Genomic window (Acidobacteriota bacterium):
TCACGCTTTTGCGCGTCGGTCTTCTTCTCTACGTCACTCTTTTTATTGGGCTGGCGTCCGCTTTGTGCCGATACATTTGAAAACGAAGCGGCTGCAAGCAAAGCGAAAACCAAAAGCGCGACGACCGCCACGCGCAGATATTGCAATGAATTCATAATTCCTCCAACGATGGTTGAATCACTCTTGGCACAGGCTGGAGATTTTCTCAAAACTCCTCAATACAGTGTAGTCTAGCGAGTCTAGCGAGTCTAGCCGGACTGTGAGCGTAGCGAACCGCCTAGACTTGCCGGACTATTCACTAAAATATTTGCCACGCAAAAACACGCTTTCATCAAAATAACCGCGCAAGAGGTCAATTTTATTCCCGGTCTTTTGAGGAACCACGGTGACCACATCGTAACGATGGGGCACGTCCATCACTTTCATCAACTGACGAAAACGACGGGCAGCGCGGGCGATTTGTCGTTGCTTGCGTAAATCAACGGCGCGTTCGGGCGCAAACAGTTCATCCGATGAACGGGTTTTAACTTCAATGAAAACGAGCGTGTCTTCATCGTAAGCGACGATGTCGATTTCGCCGGTGATTTTTTGCCCGCGCAAACTGCGACCGAGTGGCACGCGGAAATTGGTGGCGACGATTTCAAAACCTTCGTTCACTTTTAAAAACTCAAGCGCCAGACGTTCGCCCATTTCGCCAAGCGCCAGATGCGCCGCGCGAGTTTTGGATTTAGCAAATGCAGACTTGAGTTTGGCAAACGGCATCACGCGAATCTTACTTTGCCAAGGCTTGCTTGTAAAAGCCGCCATCCACAGGCAACATTCAATGTTCGATAGAAAAGGAAAATGGACATGGAAAACCTTGAAGCACAAAATGCTGCTGAACTAGCGCCTGAAACCGTCAGCCCCGAAAAAAGGGCTTTGCCCACGGTCGTCATCCTCGGTCGCCCGAATGTCGGCAAATCGACGTTATTCAATCGCCTGACCGGCTCGCGGCGTTCGATTGTCGGCGATGAACCGGGCATCACCCGCGACCGGATTTATGGGCGCGTCGAATGGAGCGGGCGTGAATTTCGGCTGGTTGATACCGGCGGCATTATTCCCGATGATAAAGATTTGATTCCGGCAAATATTTTGACCCAGGCGCGCGCCGCGCTTGATGAAGCGTCGTTGATTATGCTGGTCACCGATGCCCGCGCAGGCATTACGCCCCTTGATGAAGAACTCGCGGAACTGGCGCGTTCGACCGATAAGCCGGTGTTCGTGGCGGCGAACAAAGTAGATTCGCAACGGGTCGAAGCCGATGCGCTGGAATTTGAACAATGGGGATTTACAGCGGTCTTTCCGGTGTCGGCTGAACACGGCAATGGCATCGGCGATATGCTCGATGCGGCGATGGAACTGCTGCCTGCGCCGGAAGCGGTCGATGAAAAGCCCGAAGAGTTGACCCTTGCCATCGTCGGGCGTCCCAATGTCGGCAAATCTTCGCTCATTAATCGCCTGACCGGTGAAGAGCGCGTCATCGTTTCGCCGATACCGGGAACCACCCGCGATGCTGTCGATACGGAGATTGAATACGACGGCACGAAATTTAAATTGATTGACACGGCGGGCATTCGTCGCAAAGGCAAAACCGAACTGGTGGCGGAAAAACTCTCGGTGATTATGGCGCGCAAAAATCTCGAACGCGCACAGGTCGCGGTGATGATGATTGATGCGGTTGAAGGGCCGACCGCGCTTGATGCCACGATTTGCGGTTACGCGCACGAAGCCGGTGCCAGTTTGATTATCGCAGTGAATAAATGGGACGCCGTAGAGAAAGACAACTACACCACCAAACAATATGAAAATCGCATCCGCGAAATGATGAAATTCGCCGATTATGCGCCGATTGTGTTTATTTCGGCAAAAAGCGGGCAGCGAGTGACCAAACTATTAGAGCTGGCGCGTCAGGCTTTCGAGGCGCGGCGGCAACGCATTCCGACTTCGGAACTCAATCGCTTTTTTGAAGCCAATCTTGAACAACCGAAAGCCACGACCAATGCCAAATATCCGGTTCGCGTGATGTACATTACCCAGGCGTCGGTCAATCCGCCGACGTTTATTTTGTTTACCTCGACGCGCAACCCGAAAGCCAAATTGCATTTTTCTTATGAGCGTTATGTGGAAAACCGCCTGCGTGAGGCTTTCGGATTTTTCGCCACGCCTATCAGAGTCTGGCAGAGGAGAAAACGCGGTAAGCCAGGCCAACATTGAACAGCCTTCATCAGTGATGCGGCATTAAAAATAACCACAAAAGCGTAATGAAAAAATTGCGGGGTTGATTGAATTTTACAGGGTCAACCGTGCTTTCGCATTCTTGGGATAAATGATTCATCTACATCGTCGGAGCAGGTTTGTTTGCGATGTTTCTGTTCGTACATTGACTGGTCGGCTCGATTAATCAATTCATCAATCGAATCGGGGGAGTGAATATCGACGGGGATTGCGCCAATGCTTAATGACAGAATATAACTGCGATTGCTGGCAGCATTGTAAGCATCCAGTTTGGATTGCAAACGGGCGATGATGGATTCGATATTTTCGGGCATCGAATAGGCGGTGAGAACGACAAATTCATCGCCGCCGGTGCGCGCCACGATATCGGCTTCGCGAAACGTTTGTTTTAAAATCTCGGCGGTTTTTTTGATGGCGAAATCGCCTTCCTGATGACCGTAGTTATCGTTGATGAGTTTTAACCTGTCCATGTCCGCAAAGAAAATCAAGGTGTTGCCACCGGCGCGGCGCATCAGTTTCAACTCCTCTTCGGCAAGCAGGGCAAAGCCGCGCCGGTTATAAAGACCCGTGAGTTCATCAACCAATGAGAGAAAGAGCAATTGCTCTTCCATCTGGCGGTGATCTGTGATGTCTTTACCAACCGCATAAAAAACATTTTCATCGGGAAACGGCATCCCGCTCCATAAAATCCAGCGATAGCCTTCGTGTGACAGGAAACGAATCTCCAGCGAAACGATATTATTGCCTTCGGTCATGCGTTTTAATTCGGTTTGCACCTTGGACAAATCTTCGGGATGGACGAATTCCGCCGAATTTTTGGTGTGAATTTCATCAACCGCGAGTCCGAGAAAATCGGCAAACGCCGGATTGATTTTTTTGAATGCGCCGTCAAACCCGACGATGCAAAGCAAATCCGTAGAGAGATTGAAAAAACGATAATAATCCTTGAAGTTTTCGACCTCTGCATTCACAGGAAATAAATTTTTACCCAACCTTGATTGTGACTTTTCCATAGCTGTCAATCGAGCAAATCGCTCGTTGTCTCTAATTTAAATTTGTGTGAGGCGGTTGATGGACTTAATTTTTAATGTTGTTGCTGCCGTTTTTTTATTATGGTTATCTAAATTGTAACTCAGCAATCCGTTCACCATTCACAAGCAGACCTTAATGGTGACTATAGCTTATCACCGATTCAGGAATTCTGAAAATCAATAATATCTTTAAATGGCGTTTTTGCATCTCCGAAATCGGGACGGTAATATTCGGCGGCGCTGGCAAAATCTTGCAACCAGCCTTCTTCCATACCGAGGGTTTCCATATGGTCGATGGCTTCGAGCCATTCGCTCCAGCGAATTTTTCTTGAAATCAATGTATAGCGTTCCAGTGTGACTTTGTTGGTCGGAAAATATTGCGCCATTAAAGAGACGGCGACTTTGGGCGACAGTTCTTCGCGTATCCATTTGAGCGACTCGTAAATTCCTGCAATGTCATTGGGCAAAACCAGCAGGCGAATCACCAATCCGCGTTTAAGTAAGCCGTTCTCGTCATAAATCAACTCATCGCCGGTTTGTCGAAACATCTCTTTCAGCGCGGCGCGTGAATGTTCAACGTATTCATTTACTTTTGAATACTCGCGCCCCATCTGATTATCGCTGTATTTCAAATCGGGAAGGTAGATATCAACGATGCCGTCAAAAAGTTTCAACACGTCAACCGCGTCATAAGCATTGGTATTGTAAACCACCGGCAAACGCAGACCACGCCGGGCGGCAAGCAGCAGAGATTGTGCGAGTTGCGGCGCAAAATGCGTAGGTGATACCCAGTTGATGTTGTGACAGCCGCGCGCTTCGAGTTCAAGAAAAATTTCTGCAAGCCGCTCAAAAGAAATCTCGTTTTTGTGCTGCTCTTTGAAGGTCTGGCTGATTTGATAATTTTGACAATAGACACAACGCAGATTGCAAAGCCCCAGAAAAATATTGCCCGCGCCATGTGTGCCGCTGAGCGCCGGTTCTTCGCCAAAGTGCGGCGTGTAGGAAGAGACAATCGGCAAGCGTCCCGCGTAACAGGCGGCAAGTTCCTCTTGCAGACGATTGTTATCGCAATCGCGCGGGCAGACGCGACATTTTTCGAGCATCTGCATCAACTGTTTGACGCGCTCGGCGAGTTCGCCCGATTCCAATAACTTGACATACGACGGCTGCTTCATAAACAGAAATTCTACAGACCTGTGCGAGGCACTTCAAATTTTGAAATGCCTTACAAAACCGTTTTTGCGAGGCAAGCGTAGTTCAGAAAGAGTGATTACTCAAAATTAAAAACAACCATAAATTTAAAGAAAGAGCTTAAAGAAAACAGAAGCGACATTACATCTCAAAATATAGGAACTGAATAACTCATCAACAGACTGGCGAACAGTCTCAAGGATAGGTCTGGCTAAAAAATCTGCTTTAGGAGTTTTATCATAATGAAAAAATATACCGCGATTACCCTGCTCTGCCTGATTCTCAGCGCCGTTAGCTTTTCTTTAACTAATGCCCAAACCACCGTGCCGCCACCGATTCCGCGCAATGCGACGGTTTGCGGAGAAACCATTTTCGGATTGACCACAGACAATAATCTTATTCGTTTTAATAGTGACGTGCCCGGTGCCCTCATCGCCACCACACCAATCACCGGACTGCTTGCAGGTGAATTTTTATTGGGAATCGATTATCGCCCCGCCCTTAAAGAGATTTACGCTTTAAGCAATCAAAACCGGCTTTACATCATTGACTCAACCACAGGTTTTGCGCGATTGACCGGCGTGTTGAACACCGGCATTAACGGCACGACGTTCGGCATTGATTTCAATCCGGTGCCCGATAGAATGCGCGTCGTCAGCGATGCCAATCAGAATTTGCGCATCAATGTCGATACCGGAGTCACAATTGTTGATGGCAATCTCGCCTTTGCCGCAACTGACCGCGACGCCGGCGCTGACCCCAATGTGGTTGCCGTTGCCTACAGCAATAATTTTGCCGGAGCGACCACGACAACACTATATGCCATTGATTCGACTTTGGATGTGCTGGCGATTCAAAACCCACCGAATAACGGCACCTTGGTGACCGTTGGCAATCTCGGCGTGGATACCGGTGATGCCGTCGGTTTTGACATTGCCGCCGGCAGCACCAGAGCCTTTGCATCTTTAACGCCTGCCGGAACGACCGCCTCAAACCTTTACACGATTGATTTGACATCGGGCGCGGCAACGCTGGTTGGCGGCATCGGCAATGGCGTTACGATACGCGATATAACCGTTGCGCCGCGCGCCGCTTTAACCGTTTTTGCGGTTACGGTGAATAACAATTTGTTGACCTTTGATTCCGATGACCCGACGACGATAACCGGTTTCAGACGCATCAGGGGACTGAAAAGCGGCGAAACGATTCTGGGCATAGATTTTCGCCCGGCAAATGGCAAACTCTATGCGCTCGGCAGCACCGGAACCGTTTACATCATCAACCTCAAAAATACGAAAGTTACCCCGAGACCGATAGCGCCTTTCAGTACAGCGTTGACCGGGACGGAATTCGGTTTTGATTTCAATCCGGTGCCCGACCGTATTCGTGTGACCAGTGACGCTGACCAGAACCTCAGATTGCAACCCGACACCGGCGATGTGGCAGCCGTTGATGGCACGCTCGCCTTTGCCAGTACGGATGTGAATGCGGCGAGAAACCCCAACATTGTCGCTTCAGCTTATGCTAACAATTTTGCCGGGACGACGACGACAACGCTTTATAACATCGATTCGGAATTGGATGCGCTGTTGATTCAAAACCCGCCCAACAATGGAACGCTGAATACCGTAGGCAGTTTGGGTTTGGATACAACGAACCTCGCGGGCTTTGACATTTTCGGTTGTGACAACGCGGGCTTTGCGGCACTCACCCTACAGGGTGAAGCGGTTTCCAAATTTTATCGCATCAACCTGGTCAATGGTTCGGCAATGTTGATTGGCACCCTAGGCGTAAATGAATTGATTCGCGCCATCGCCGTCAATCAATGAAAATTCAAATAAATAAGGTCGGAGAGAAATCTCATCCGACCTTTTTTCCGTAAATCAGAAGAATCATTGATTGAAATTCAGATTTCGGAGGAGCTAAACCAGAATGAAAAAGTTTTTAATTGCCGCTTTATTCGTTTGTGCAGTTTCGTGGATTGCCGTTGAGGCGAAAACCAAGCCCGCAGGCGCGGGAAAAAAAGTCACCATCACGATTACCAATTTTAATTTCACTCCGAAGACTCTGACCGTAGCCCGAGGCACAACCGTCGTCTTCTATAACAAAGAGGGACGCCATACCGTCGAATCCGATAGCGGCGCGTTCAAATCGGATGTGCTCACAGCGGATAAGAGTTTTGAATTCACTTTCACAAAAGCCGGAAAATACGCCTATCACTGCGGTTTTCACGGCGACACCGGCGGCAAGGATATGGCGGGCACGATTATTGTGAAGTGACGAGTGGTGAACCAGAATGTGAAAGGCGCGACGCCTTTTGCAGAAAAGCCTTCAAACCATCAGGCGATTGCGGCTAAAAAAGCTGCATGACGGCGCTTACTTCAAGCCTCAAGTTTGTTTGATTAACACAGGCTTCGACGGGCTTGGGGCGAAGAGTAAACACCCTAGGTTTGAAGGCTTTTTTGCGCCGACCAGGGCAACTCGCCCGCATACAAACCGGTTTTGCGATGGGTTAAAAGTCCTGCCAGTTCAGGGCAGGTCTCAGCGTAAGGGTGCGCGCGATTGAACGGATTGCGGGCGCGTCGTTTATCGCCAAGCAGATTATTTTCTTTTGATTCGCCGTAGCCATAAGGGTCGGTCGAAAAAGCCGCAGTAACCGATTGTTCATTCTGTTCGGCGCTTGCTAAATCAACCGGATTGTTTGCCCCGATGAAGGTGAATTGCGATAGTGGAAAACCGATAGCCTCGCGATGCAACTCAAACCGTCGAGCTTTAAATGCCCAACTGATGATGGTGATGTGTTGCGGGTATTTGCCCACGCACTGGCGGAAACGGCAAATTGAAAAGAGCAGATTTTCAAACGAATCACGGGCATACTCTTCGGTGGTCGCGCGCCCTTTTAAATCAACTTTTTCCCACCAGTTGAAATGTTCGGCTAAACGTAAATAACTTTCGGCTTCGCTTTTTGTGTGGGCTTCATGGCGCGTCTGCCCGCCGGAAAAAACCAGCAAGGCTTGCGCGTCGCGGCTTGCGAGTTCAACGCCGCATTGAATATGTTCAATATAAAATGGCGGCTCGCCGGTTTGAAAGGGTTGTAAAATCCAGTTGCTGTCAGCTTGCGGATTGTCGGAATTTTCCGAAATGTAAATCGCATGACCTGCGACCAGAATTAAATTTTCCAAATTGCGCCAAATCTGCACACTCATCACCAAACCCCGTTGACAGAATGTTACCTGCACATATTGAATTAATCACCCCAATTTTTTCGGAGAATTAAAAAATGTCTGCTGATGATTCACTGGAAGCCAGCGAAAATCGCCGCCGCCAACTCTACATCGATGACGAAGATGTCACCGTGCGCGTGTTGAACATTGCTGAAGGCGATTATGAATGCGTAGAGGTCAACACCGCCTGGTATGAGCGTAGTTTGCTTGAAGGCGATATTATTTTGATTGCGCTTGGCGAAGAACCCGAAGCCGAAGACATCGTGTTAATCGAAGAAGACGGTCAGACGCGGCTCGGCATCGCTTCTGCGCCCGATTATCTTTTAACGCAGTATGGGCCGCGTATGCTTGAACCCAATGAACGCATCATCGGCGTTGGGCGCGCGTTGATTCGCCGCTTGCGAAGACCGCAATAAAAACGGGCATTTTTAACACCTGGCATTTATCTAACTGCTCTGCAAATCGGGCGACCCACTTCTTTGCCGCCAAGTCACCAGGCAACATAAAGACCTTTCGTGAACTCTGGTGTCATTGGTGACTTGGTGGCAGTTACCCGCCGAACGAATAGAAGTCGCAAGCGATAAACCAAACCGTTACTCGGCTATTTTCAAATACGCTTCAACGCCACAAAGTCTCACGGATACTCATAGAAAAAAGGTTTGAGTCCGCTGGGCACCGCGTCGGGTTTCGATTTGATGAGATTGGCGAATTTGGCGCGCTCATCCATCAAACTGTCGCGCACGAAGGCAAGCAATTGGCGAAACTCTTCATCGGTGAGTTCAATCGGCGTAACCAGTACCGGGTCAACCTGTGTGAGCACCGGTTCGATGGGACCAAGGTAGCGCAAATCTTTGGGCAGACCTTCGGCGGCGGGGTCGTAGTTGCGTGCCGATGCGAATACATTCAAATGGTGAAGAATCGCCCCTTTGATGCTGGTGAATGCGCCGTTGTGAAAGAAGGTCGGTTGCGCGGCAATGTTGCGCAAAGGCGAGGTGCGGAATTTATAACGGTCAGCGATATTGCCGGTCACCTGTTCGTAGCCATAATCTTCGTTGGCTGCCGCGCCATCGAAAGTGGCGTTGGTGATTTCAGGGACAAGTTGCGGAATGCCGATGGCGTGTGGCTCGAAATCGCTGAACATCTCGTTTGT
Coding sequences:
- a CDS encoding ElyC/SanA/YdcF family protein, with amino-acid sequence MSVQIWRNLENLILVAGHAIYISENSDNPQADSNWILQPFQTGEPPFYIEHIQCGVELASRDAQALLVFSGGQTRHEAHTKSEAESYLRLAEHFNWWEKVDLKGRATTEEYARDSFENLLFSICRFRQCVGKYPQHITIISWAFKARRFELHREAIGFPLSQFTFIGANNPVDLASAEQNEQSVTAAFSTDPYGYGESKENNLLGDKRRARNPFNRAHPYAETCPELAGLLTHRKTGLYAGELPWSAQKSLQT
- a CDS encoding YraN family protein, which translates into the protein MAAFTSKPWQSKIRVMPFAKLKSAFAKSKTRAAHLALGEMGERLALEFLKVNEGFEIVATNFRVPLGRSLRGQKITGEIDIVAYDEDTLVFIEVKTRSSDELFAPERAVDLRKQRQIARAARRFRQLMKVMDVPHRYDVVTVVPQKTGNKIDLLRGYFDESVFLRGKYFSE
- the der gene encoding ribosome biogenesis GTPase Der, which codes for MENLEAQNAAELAPETVSPEKRALPTVVILGRPNVGKSTLFNRLTGSRRSIVGDEPGITRDRIYGRVEWSGREFRLVDTGGIIPDDKDLIPANILTQARAALDEASLIMLVTDARAGITPLDEELAELARSTDKPVFVAANKVDSQRVEADALEFEQWGFTAVFPVSAEHGNGIGDMLDAAMELLPAPEAVDEKPEELTLAIVGRPNVGKSSLINRLTGEERVIVSPIPGTTRDAVDTEIEYDGTKFKLIDTAGIRRKGKTELVAEKLSVIMARKNLERAQVAVMMIDAVEGPTALDATICGYAHEAGASLIIAVNKWDAVEKDNYTTKQYENRIREMMKFADYAPIVFISAKSGQRVTKLLELARQAFEARRQRIPTSELNRFFEANLEQPKATTNAKYPVRVMYITQASVNPPTFILFTSTRNPKAKLHFSYERYVENRLREAFGFFATPIRVWQRRKRGKPGQH
- a CDS encoding DUF4394 domain-containing protein, coding for MKKYTAITLLCLILSAVSFSLTNAQTTVPPPIPRNATVCGETIFGLTTDNNLIRFNSDVPGALIATTPITGLLAGEFLLGIDYRPALKEIYALSNQNRLYIIDSTTGFARLTGVLNTGINGTTFGIDFNPVPDRMRVVSDANQNLRINVDTGVTIVDGNLAFAATDRDAGADPNVVAVAYSNNFAGATTTTLYAIDSTLDVLAIQNPPNNGTLVTVGNLGVDTGDAVGFDIAAGSTRAFASLTPAGTTASNLYTIDLTSGAATLVGGIGNGVTIRDITVAPRAALTVFAVTVNNNLLTFDSDDPTTITGFRRIRGLKSGETILGIDFRPANGKLYALGSTGTVYIINLKNTKVTPRPIAPFSTALTGTEFGFDFNPVPDRIRVTSDADQNLRLQPDTGDVAAVDGTLAFASTDVNAARNPNIVASAYANNFAGTTTTTLYNIDSELDALLIQNPPNNGTLNTVGSLGLDTTNLAGFDIFGCDNAGFAALTLQGEAVSKFYRINLVNGSAMLIGTLGVNELIRAIAVNQ
- a CDS encoding radical SAM protein — its product is MKQPSYVKLLESGELAERVKQLMQMLEKCRVCPRDCDNNRLQEELAACYAGRLPIVSSYTPHFGEEPALSGTHGAGNIFLGLCNLRCVYCQNYQISQTFKEQHKNEISFERLAEIFLELEARGCHNINWVSPTHFAPQLAQSLLLAARRGLRLPVVYNTNAYDAVDVLKLFDGIVDIYLPDLKYSDNQMGREYSKVNEYVEHSRAALKEMFRQTGDELIYDENGLLKRGLVIRLLVLPNDIAGIYESLKWIREELSPKVAVSLMAQYFPTNKVTLERYTLISRKIRWSEWLEAIDHMETLGMEEGWLQDFASAAEYYRPDFGDAKTPFKDIIDFQNS
- a CDS encoding cupredoxin domain-containing protein; translation: MKKFLIAALFVCAVSWIAVEAKTKPAGAGKKVTITITNFNFTPKTLTVARGTTVVFYNKEGRHTVESDSGAFKSDVLTADKSFEFTFTKAGKYAYHCGFHGDTGGKDMAGTIIVK
- a CDS encoding sensor domain-containing diguanylate cyclase encodes the protein MEKSQSRLGKNLFPVNAEVENFKDYYRFFNLSTDLLCIVGFDGAFKKINPAFADFLGLAVDEIHTKNSAEFVHPEDLSKVQTELKRMTEGNNIVSLEIRFLSHEGYRWILWSGMPFPDENVFYAVGKDITDHRQMEEQLLFLSLVDELTGLYNRRGFALLAEEELKLMRRAGGNTLIFFADMDRLKLINDNYGHQEGDFAIKKTAEILKQTFREADIVARTGGDEFVVLTAYSMPENIESIIARLQSKLDAYNAASNRSYILSLSIGAIPVDIHSPDSIDELINRADQSMYEQKHRKQTCSDDVDESFIPRMRKHG